From the genome of Ptychodera flava strain L36383 chromosome 13, AS_Pfla_20210202, whole genome shotgun sequence:
agcaTAACTTGAAAATATTCCACGGTTACTATGTTAGGTAGATACCATGGCCTTGTCTGAAATAAAAAGTCACCATGCAGGAGAAATATTTGGCGcagaaacatttttgacagagcTATTGAGGAATATACTAGTAAAAGACTAGGGATTATCAAAGActatgtaaatttaaaaatatgtttaatataCATTGAAAAGATTGAAAATAAGAAAAGGTTAAACAGTTGTAAAGAAGCTTAAAAGGTTGCTGTGATCCGACTTACCTGGGCTAATCGAAAAATTTACATCTAAAATTACATATGCACGGGGGACTGTTTGTATCTGATCCGACAGGGTTTGACACCTTAAAGCTATGATATTCCTAGATATACTCGGGCGAAAGAATACAATAACCGGTTTCTTTCTCCTGAAAAGATCAATTCATTGTCAAGTTTACATTCAAGAGAGTTAGCTGAGAACAGTCCTTTGCTAAATACAAGGGAAATCCTGATCTGTATGGGATCCTTGTATTGTGCTTTCTTCATTATGAGCGAAATACACTCAACACGCTCATCATATTGCTTCGGCATAAATGTGAACTGTGGGGGCGCCTCATTGGCTGATAGTGTTTGCCATGCTATTACAATTAAATGTAATTTGAATTCCCTCTGCAAGGTATGGTTCGATTATCAATTACTCTGGAACCCTGTGGAATTCTCCAATATTACAACGATTGTTGTCCCTTACGACTGGGTGTGGAGACCAGATATTGTGCTGGACAACAGGTAAATTATCCTGTACCATGTATcttctgcaaatttcaacacatcaagACGATAAAAAGGGTTATTTTAGTTGAACATGATAAGCCATTGTTGCATTTGACTTTGTCAACCTTCAACATCAAGTTCAACATTAACGAATTTAGCCTTCAGTCGACCACTTGCAATTTCTGTTAACCACGCCATATTTTTACAGTTTGATGGTTAGACTGATACACTAGTACCTTACAAAAAATAACACTCAACAGCATAAGACCTATCTTGGAAGGGTATCTCATGAAATGAAcgattgaaaaacaaataagaAAATACAATTGCACGTGACATGTAAATGGTAGTTTGAGACTGGCAGGAACCATACAAAGCACTCCTTCACAGCTATAACCGGTGATACGCTTCTTGTTTTCCTTTATTTGTTTTACTTGTATTATAAtttccttatatatatatatatatatatatatatatatatatatatatatatatatatatatacttgagTAATAATATcttttacttaagtttcatgcatcctgcaatcttcagacagacatAGTCAGAACTAAAAATATTCTTAgctctacactctcatttatatgaaaGGATACATGAGTGTAGAGCGAAGGATATTTTGAATTCTGAGTGTCTGTCAGAAATTATCTTTAATCGCATAACGCATTGAAGTCCGGTATTCTAATGATGTAGACCTCTTTGATATATTATCGTAGCATGGTATAAACTAAGATTGTTATGGTTTTGTTTCAGCGGAAATGGAAACTACCAAATACCTCCTCCCCAGTATTTGACTTTAGAGTATACGGGATTCGTGTATTACTCGCCGCCGGCAGTCTTCGTGACCCCTTGCAAAATGGACATCCAGTACTTCCCCTTTGACATTCAGACGTGCGACATCGCTTTCGGGCCCTGGGAGTATACCGATCAGGAGGTCCTCCTGGTACCGGGGGAAGACTACATGATACGTGAGAAGTACACAAACAACACCGAGTGGGATATCATCGACACGGTGGCTCAAACTCAGGTGGAGATCGCTCAGTGTTGTCCGGGAGAGCGCTTCAGTCTCCTTGTGTGTTCGCTGGTGATGAAACGGCGTTCGTTGTACTACACCGTGAACATCACCGCACCCTGCTTGCTGCTGTCCGTGCTCAGTCTTCTCGTGTTCTGTTTGCCGCCCGACTGCGGCGAGAAAATGTCGTTCAGCATGTCGCTGCTGATCGCGTCGTCGGTATTCAACCTCATGGTGGCCGACATAATGCCCGTGACGTCGGACACGGTGCCGATGTTGATTCGCTACTTGCTCTTCAACATGTTTCTGGTGGCGGCGTCCATTGGCGTCAGCGTCATCGTGTTGCGGTTGCACTACCGCCCTCCCTACAACCGTCGGATGGCTCGCTGGAAGAGGAAACTCTTCCTGAGCACCATTCCCCGTATTCTCTGCATGAAGCTAAGACCCAAGCCGGATAAGTCTCGGTTCAGAGGCGAAATCAACCGACACTTTCCCGAAGAGAACGGATCGTGCTGTTCGCCGCGAAAGTCGGAGTTCGTCCGAGGTATGTCTCTTCGTAGCAGAAGTCCCGAGGACTCGAACGATTGTCGGGCAAATGCCATTCCCAGATCCAGGTCGCTCACTTCAAGACTTTGCAATCACCCGGCGGAGCCTTGCGAGACCGTAAAACCCATCCAGgaaatatcaacaaatttcaacTTCTTGAAACATAAAATGGAACGACAGCATATCATAGACGAGGTAAATATTTCTACACTTTACATTATTCTGTAAAAAGTCATGAAAAGCAAAACCTAAATATGtactatatatactatatattatACATACCAATATATACCTTTATACATATTAATACGATTGGAACCAATTcgagataattggatggtgaagtaatgtcgatttattcttcaaatgtaacctcatcttcttttctttttaagttatacacttttttttatttacaaaacaaagaaaaggaACAGCAAAAAGACAACgaaaacaaaacactgacaaaagacaaagaacaggGATAGTGCttacaaaaaaaaagacattctCAATCTATGATTCAAAGTACATTACCAGAGTATGCCAGCGACTCCTATACTTTTCAGTTGTA
Proteins encoded in this window:
- the LOC139147379 gene encoding neuronal acetylcholine receptor subunit alpha-6-like, yielding MHVETQLNYSGYVIVILVALSNFKGLSCHQYPEEKELHDYLLIGYNKYLRPVRNHSETIEVEFSLSLSQILDVDEKNQLMKTSCWVEQVWFDYQLLWNPVEFSNITTIVVPYDWVWRPDIVLDNSGNGNYQIPPPQYLTLEYTGFVYYSPPAVFVTPCKMDIQYFPFDIQTCDIAFGPWEYTDQEVLLVPGEDYMIREKYTNNTEWDIIDTVAQTQVEIAQCCPGERFSLLVCSLVMKRRSLYYTVNITAPCLLLSVLSLLVFCLPPDCGEKMSFSMSLLIASSVFNLMVADIMPVTSDTVPMLIRYLLFNMFLVAASIGVSVIVLRLHYRPPYNRRMARWKRKLFLSTIPRILCMKLRPKPDKSRFRGEINRHFPEENGSCCSPRKSEFVRGMSLRSRSPEDSNDCRANAIPRSRSLTSRLCNHPAEPCETVKPIQEISTNFNFLKHKMERQHIIDEMHEEWKYLAAVVDRIFLWIALIALIVSCVTLLTKSDMWKV